A genomic region of Xyrauchen texanus isolate HMW12.3.18 chromosome 29, RBS_HiC_50CHRs, whole genome shotgun sequence contains the following coding sequences:
- the LOC127623326 gene encoding transcription factor Maf-like, translated as MASELALNSSDLPTSPLAMEYVNDFDLMKFEVKKEPLEPDRNISLCSRLIAGGSLSSTPMSTPCSSVPPSPSFSAPSPGSGSSEQKAHLEDFYWMTGYQQQHQLNPEALGFSPEDAVEALINSTHQLQSFDGYARGQQYGGAAGAGSAMAGEEMGSAAAVVSAVIAAAAAQNGAPHHHHHHSHHHPHSHQQHHTPGVQSNGGASGSSSSHHHHHHQHLDDRFSDEQLVTMSVRELNRHLRGVSKEEVIRLKQKRRTLKNRGYAQSCRYKRVQQRHVLEDEKSQLMQQVDHLKQEISRLVRERDAYKEKYEKLVSSGFRENSSSSDNNPSSPEFFM; from the coding sequence ATGGCATCAGAGCTGGCACTGAACAGCTCCGACCTGCCCACCAGTCCGCTGGCCATGGAATATGTTAATGACTTCGATCTGATGAAGTTTGAGGTGAAGAAAGAGCCACTGGAGCCCGATCGCAATATCAGCCTGTGCAGCCGCCTGATCGCCGGGGGCTCCCTTTCTTCCACCCCGATGAGCACGCCTTGCAGTTCGGTTCCCCCCTCGCCCAGCTTCTCGGCGCCCAGTCCGGGCTCCGGGAGCAGCGAGCAGAAGGCGCACCTGGAGGACTTTTACTGGATGACGGGCTACCAGCAGCAGCATCAGCTCAACCCGGAGGCGCTGGGATTCAGCCCCGAGGACGCGGTGGAGGCGCTCATCAACAGCACGCACCAGCTGCAGAGCTTCGACGGATATGCGCGAGGGCAGCAGTACGGCGGAGCGGCCGGCGCGGGAAGCGCGATGGCCGGGGAGGAGATGGGCTCCGCTGCCGCGGTGGTGTCCGCAGTCATCGCCGCCGCCGCGGCGCAGAACGGTGCgcctcaccaccaccaccatcacagccaccaccacccgCACAGCCACCAGCAGCACCACACTCCCGGGGTCCAGTCGAACGGCGGCGCTTCCGGCAGCAGCAgcagccaccaccaccaccaccaccagcaccTGGACGACCGCTTCTCGGACGAGCAGCTGGTCACCATGTCCGTGCGCGAGCTTAACCGCCATCTGCGCGGCGTCAGCAAAGAGGAGGTGATCCGCCTCAAGCAGAAGAGGAGAACCCTCAAAAACAGAGGCTATGCCCAGTCGTGTCGGTACAAGAGGGTCCAGCAAAGGCACGTATTGGAGGACGAGAAGAGCCAGCTCATGCAGCAGGTGGACCACCTCAAGCAGGAGATCTCCAGACTGGTGCGCGAGAGAGACGCGTACAAAGAGAAGTACGAGAAGCTCGTGAGCAGCGGCTTCCGAGAAAACTCGTCGAGCAGCGACAACAATCCGTCGTCCCCGGAGTTTTTCATGTGA